Proteins encoded by one window of Pseudomonas leptonychotis:
- a CDS encoding sensor histidine kinase has protein sequence MRSLFWRIFASFWLAIALVAGLSLLLGRMLNQDAWLLSQHPALQNFAEKWVQRYETQGPQAAQALLEQRKRKFRIDVQVLDDSGQPLVDGTFPPRAAAFEARHRNEKRLPWRRLSADYTSAQSGETYLLIYRIPLPEIAAWQRSSLLWPLSALGIAILVLTLLSLWLTLSITRPLNRLRGAVHDLGQTAYQQNSLAKLAERRDELGVLAADFNRMGERVQGLISSQRQLLRDVSHELRSPLARLRIALALTERADAAEREKYWPRLSQECDRLEALISEILALARLDAEPGAAQPIDLDTLLRTLQDDAHLDAPQQVIKIQLDSGLQPFGWPDMLQRAMDNLLRNALRFNPAGQTIELTARKDAEQLCLSVRDHGPGAAPEQLARFGEPFYRAPGQTSSGHGLGLAIARRAAQRHGGELELSNHAQGGFIATLRLPLTQPNQLAAKP, from the coding sequence GTGCGGTCACTGTTCTGGCGCATCTTTGCGAGCTTCTGGCTGGCTATTGCCCTGGTTGCCGGATTGAGCCTGCTGCTGGGGCGCATGCTCAATCAAGACGCTTGGCTGCTCAGCCAGCACCCGGCATTACAGAACTTCGCCGAGAAGTGGGTGCAACGCTACGAGACACAGGGCCCGCAAGCGGCTCAGGCACTGCTGGAACAGCGCAAACGTAAGTTTCGTATCGACGTGCAAGTGCTCGATGACAGCGGCCAGCCACTGGTCGACGGCACCTTCCCGCCTCGCGCGGCAGCCTTCGAGGCGCGCCACCGCAATGAAAAGCGCCTGCCCTGGCGTCGACTGAGTGCCGATTACACCAGTGCGCAGAGCGGCGAAACCTACTTGTTGATTTACCGTATCCCGCTGCCCGAGATCGCCGCCTGGCAGCGCAGCAGCTTGCTCTGGCCGCTGAGTGCATTGGGCATCGCCATACTGGTATTGACCCTGCTCAGCCTCTGGCTGACGTTGTCCATTACCCGCCCCTTGAATCGGCTACGCGGCGCCGTACACGACCTGGGGCAAACGGCCTATCAGCAGAACAGCCTGGCCAAATTGGCCGAGCGGCGTGACGAACTTGGCGTACTTGCGGCCGACTTCAACCGCATGGGCGAGCGGGTGCAGGGTCTAATCAGCAGCCAGCGCCAGCTGCTGCGCGATGTGTCCCATGAACTGCGTTCACCCCTGGCGCGCTTGCGTATTGCCCTCGCGCTGACCGAGCGCGCTGATGCCGCAGAACGGGAAAAATACTGGCCGCGCCTGAGCCAGGAGTGCGACCGCCTGGAAGCCCTGATCAGTGAAATTCTCGCCCTTGCCCGTCTCGACGCCGAACCGGGCGCAGCGCAACCCATTGATCTCGACACGCTGCTGCGCACGCTGCAAGACGACGCGCACCTGGATGCGCCACAACAAGTGATTAAGATTCAGCTAGACAGCGGCCTGCAACCCTTCGGCTGGCCGGACATGCTGCAACGCGCGATGGATAATCTGCTACGCAATGCACTGCGCTTTAACCCCGCAGGCCAAACCATCGAATTGACTGCCCGCAAAGACGCCGAGCAGCTATGCCTGAGCGTGCGCGACCACGGTCCTGGCGCTGCCCCCGAGCAGCTTGCGCGCTTTGGCGAGCCGTTCTATCGCGCCCCCGGCCAGACCAGCAGTGGTCATGGCCTGGGCTTGGCCATCGCTCGGCGTGCCGCGCAGCGGCATGGCGGTGAACTTGAGCTAAGTAACCATGCGCAAGGCGGCTTTATCGCCACCCTACGCTTGCCCCTCACTCAGCCGAATCAATTAGCGGCCAAGCCCTGA
- a CDS encoding nitroreductase family protein, whose amino-acid sequence MDALDALLNRVSAPRLTAPAPDAAQRELLFRAALRAPDHGQLRPWRFLTVEGEALAQLGELFARALPADASPEAVAKARAMPLRAPLLVLVIARVQANHKVPAQEQMLAAGCAAHGILLAAHAQGIGAVWRTGDMAYNPQVAAGLGLDGDEQLIAYLYLGTPERELRAVPQVQVSDFVRAWPLIDSAE is encoded by the coding sequence ATGGACGCTCTTGATGCGCTGCTTAACCGTGTTTCCGCGCCGCGCCTGACGGCGCCGGCACCCGATGCTGCACAGCGCGAGCTGTTGTTTCGTGCGGCCTTGCGTGCGCCTGATCATGGTCAATTGCGCCCCTGGCGCTTTCTCACCGTTGAAGGCGAGGCGTTGGCGCAATTAGGCGAGCTGTTTGCCCGTGCCCTACCGGCCGATGCCAGCCCCGAAGCGGTGGCCAAGGCCCGCGCGATGCCGCTGCGCGCGCCGTTGCTGGTGCTGGTCATTGCCCGCGTGCAAGCCAACCATAAAGTGCCAGCGCAAGAGCAGATGTTGGCTGCCGGCTGTGCGGCCCACGGTATTCTGCTGGCGGCTCATGCCCAAGGCATAGGAGCGGTCTGGCGTACTGGCGACATGGCCTACAACCCGCAAGTTGCTGCGGGGCTTGGCCTGGATGGCGATGAGCAGCTGATTGCGTACCTCTACCTGGGCACGCCAGAGCGTGAGTTGCGTGCGGTACCGCAGGTGCAGGTGAGTGACTTTGTCAGGGCTTGGCCGCTAATTGATTCGGCTGAGTGA
- a CDS encoding TrkH family potassium uptake protein, with the protein MSLPTLRIIAFILGIFLITLAVSMLIPMLTLLLYSRTDDIDAFLWSSLVTAVAGVIMVAPGRPQDAQLRPRDMYLLTTGSWLVVCIFAALPMVLIHHISYTDAFFETMSGVTTTGSTVLSGLDQASPGLLIWRSMLQWLGGIGFIGMAVAILPLLRVGGMRLFQTESSDWGEKVMPRSHMAAKYILFIYLGLTLSGFFGFWLAGMTPFDAINHAMTSISTGGYSTSDASLANWSQPAVHWVAVALMISGGLPFTLYVATLRGNRRALYKDHQVRGFLGFLLATWLIVGTWLWLHSDNSWLDAFRIVAVNITSVVTTTGFALGDYTTWGSFAVLLFFYLTFVGGCSGSTSGGLKIFRFQVAYVLLRANLQQLVHPRAVIKQQYNNHNLDEEIVRSLITFSFFFTITIGVIALGLTLIGLDWVTALTGAATAVCNVGPGLGPIIGPAGNFSSLPDAAKWLLTIGMLLGRLEILTVLVLVTRSFWRH; encoded by the coding sequence ATGTCATTGCCGACGCTGCGCATCATTGCTTTTATTCTCGGCATATTCCTGATCACCCTGGCAGTCAGCATGTTGATCCCCATGCTGACGCTGCTGCTCTATTCACGCACTGACGATATCGACGCCTTTCTCTGGTCCAGCCTGGTGACGGCCGTAGCCGGGGTTATCATGGTCGCTCCCGGACGGCCGCAAGACGCCCAGTTACGCCCGCGCGACATGTACCTGCTAACCACTGGCAGCTGGCTGGTGGTGTGCATCTTCGCCGCCCTACCGATGGTGCTGATCCACCACATCAGCTACACCGACGCCTTTTTCGAAACCATGTCCGGCGTCACCACAACAGGCTCGACCGTACTCTCTGGCCTGGACCAGGCCTCCCCCGGTTTGCTGATCTGGCGCTCGATGCTGCAATGGCTGGGTGGCATCGGCTTTATCGGCATGGCAGTGGCGATTCTGCCGCTGCTGCGGGTCGGCGGCATGCGCCTGTTCCAGACCGAATCATCGGATTGGGGCGAGAAGGTCATGCCGCGCTCGCACATGGCCGCCAAATACATCCTGTTTATTTACTTGGGTTTGACCCTAAGCGGTTTCTTCGGCTTTTGGCTGGCCGGCATGACGCCTTTTGATGCGATCAACCATGCAATGACGTCCATCTCCACCGGCGGCTACTCGACCTCAGACGCCTCACTGGCGAACTGGAGCCAACCGGCCGTGCATTGGGTAGCCGTGGCGCTGATGATCAGCGGCGGCCTGCCCTTTACCCTGTATGTCGCCACCCTGCGCGGCAATCGGCGGGCGCTGTACAAGGACCACCAGGTGCGTGGCTTCCTCGGTTTTCTGCTGGCCACTTGGCTGATTGTCGGCACGTGGCTGTGGCTGCATTCGGACAACAGTTGGCTGGATGCTTTTCGTATCGTGGCGGTGAATATCACTTCAGTGGTCACCACCACCGGTTTCGCATTGGGCGACTACACCACCTGGGGCAGCTTTGCCGTGCTGCTGTTTTTCTACCTGACCTTTGTCGGCGGCTGTTCAGGCTCCACCTCCGGCGGTTTGAAAATCTTCCGTTTCCAGGTCGCCTACGTGCTGCTCAGGGCTAACTTGCAGCAATTGGTGCACCCGCGCGCCGTGATCAAGCAGCAATACAACAACCACAACCTTGATGAAGAGATTGTGCGTTCGTTGATCACCTTTTCCTTTTTCTTCACCATTACCATCGGCGTGATTGCCCTCGGCCTCACGCTAATTGGCCTGGACTGGGTCACAGCTCTAACCGGCGCCGCGACGGCGGTGTGTAACGTGGGTCCTGGGCTGGGCCCGATTATTGGCCCGGCCGGTAATTTCTCCAGCCTTCCTGATGCCGCAAAATGGCTGCTGACCATTGGCATGTTGTTGGGCCGACTGGAGATTCTTACCGTGCTGGTCCTGGTCACACGCTCGTTCTGGCGGCACTGA
- a CDS encoding TrkH family potassium uptake protein has product MAWPTLRIIAFINGIFLLTLAISMAVPMLTLVLFERPNELNAFLWSSLITFVAGITMIAQGRPKDVQLRPRDMYLLTVSSWVLVGLFAALPFMFSQRLSVTDAVFESMSGITATGATILSGLDNMSPGILIWRSLLHWLGGIGFIAMAVAILPMLRIGGMRLFQTESSDRSEKIMPRSHMVAKYMVAAYVGISLLGCLALWLAGMGVFDAINHTMSAIATGGFSTSDQSVGKWTEPAVHWVTIVLMILGSVPFVLFASMLRGNYKALIRDQQVRGFIAILLTTWLLLGTWYYLSTELHWLEAIRHVAFNSTSIMTTTGFALGDYTLWGGFAGMLFFYLGFIGGCSGSTAGGLKIFRFQVAYVLLRANLMQLIHPRAVIKQQYNRHHLDEDIVRSILTFSFFFTITIAVLALGLTLCGLDWITALSGAASTVSGVGPGMGPIIGPAGNFSSLPDTAKWLLTFGMLLGRLEILTVLVLMLPAFWRH; this is encoded by the coding sequence ATGGCTTGGCCGACCTTACGGATCATCGCGTTTATCAACGGCATCTTTCTGCTGACCTTGGCGATCAGCATGGCCGTACCCATGTTGACCCTGGTGCTGTTCGAGCGGCCTAACGAACTCAATGCCTTTCTCTGGTCCAGCCTGATCACCTTTGTTGCCGGGATCACGATGATTGCCCAGGGCCGCCCGAAGGACGTGCAACTGCGGCCCCGGGACATGTATCTGCTGACAGTGTCCAGCTGGGTGCTGGTGGGACTCTTCGCCGCCTTGCCTTTTATGTTTTCCCAGCGCCTGAGCGTCACCGATGCGGTGTTTGAAAGCATGTCGGGCATCACCGCGACCGGGGCCACCATACTCAGCGGCCTGGACAACATGTCGCCGGGCATTCTGATCTGGCGCTCGCTCCTGCACTGGCTCGGCGGCATTGGCTTTATCGCCATGGCCGTTGCGATTCTGCCCATGCTGCGTATCGGTGGCATGCGCCTGTTCCAGACCGAGTCGTCGGATCGCTCCGAGAAGATCATGCCGCGCTCGCACATGGTCGCCAAATACATGGTCGCCGCCTATGTCGGTATCAGCCTCCTCGGTTGCCTGGCGCTTTGGCTAGCAGGCATGGGGGTGTTCGATGCGATCAACCACACCATGTCAGCCATCGCTACCGGCGGGTTTTCCACCTCAGACCAGTCAGTTGGCAAATGGACAGAACCTGCGGTGCACTGGGTCACCATTGTGCTGATGATCCTTGGCAGCGTGCCATTTGTGCTGTTTGCCTCGATGTTGCGCGGCAACTACAAGGCGCTGATCAGAGACCAACAGGTGCGGGGTTTTATCGCCATCTTGCTGACCACCTGGCTGCTGCTCGGCACCTGGTACTACCTGAGCACCGAACTGCATTGGCTCGAAGCCATTCGCCACGTGGCGTTCAACAGCACCTCAATTATGACTACCACCGGCTTTGCCTTAGGCGATTACACGCTATGGGGCGGTTTTGCCGGCATGCTGTTCTTCTATCTGGGTTTTATCGGCGGCTGTTCAGGCTCAACGGCCGGCGGCTTGAAGATTTTCCGCTTCCAGGTTGCCTACGTTCTGCTCAGGGCCAACCTGATGCAGCTGATCCACCCACGCGCGGTAATCAAGCAGCAGTACAACCGTCATCACCTGGATGAAGACATCGTCCGCTCGATTCTGACCTTCTCGTTCTTCTTCACCATCACCATCGCCGTGCTGGCGTTGGGCTTGACGCTCTGTGGGCTGGACTGGATTACCGCACTCAGCGGCGCAGCCAGCACGGTTTCTGGCGTAGGCCCCGGCATGGGCCCGATCATCGGCCCGGCGGGCAACTTCTCCAGTCTGCCGGATACGGCTAAATGGCTGCTGACCTTCGGCATGCTGCTCGGCCGCCTGGAAATCCTCACCGTATTGGTACTGATGCTTCCGGCCTTCTGGCGACACTAA
- a CDS encoding AraC family transcriptional regulator, which yields MSERTTSSSWASGIVQALELGGVDCRNLFAQLGLDYAALGDADARFPQDAMTRLWHMAVEASGNPAIGLNMAKTLRPSSFNVVGYAVMSSRNLQEGFTRLVRYQRIIGEGADLSFHPTPEGYEMVLAIHGDRLPSARQSAEASLAHSLAFCRWLTGKPLRPRLISLMGPPPEDLEPYREVFQCPLKFNAEHYALLFERADLDAPLPSANEALAQLHDRFAGDYLARFSGTRVTHQVRQVLCRLLPQGEPKREAVAQALLLSERTLQRRLQDEGTSYQHLLDDTRRELAGQYLGQANLTLLEISYLLGFSDPSNFFRAFRRWFDTTPGEYRARL from the coding sequence ATGAGCGAACGCACCACATCTTCAAGTTGGGCCTCCGGTATTGTGCAGGCGTTAGAGCTTGGCGGTGTCGATTGCCGCAACCTGTTTGCCCAGCTGGGTCTGGACTACGCCGCGCTCGGTGATGCCGACGCGCGCTTCCCGCAGGACGCCATGACCCGTCTATGGCATATGGCCGTAGAGGCTTCTGGCAATCCGGCGATTGGCCTGAATATGGCGAAAACCTTACGCCCCTCCTCGTTTAACGTGGTGGGGTATGCGGTGATGTCCAGCCGTAACCTGCAGGAAGGCTTTACCCGGCTGGTGCGCTATCAACGGATTATCGGCGAGGGTGCTGACCTGAGCTTTCATCCGACCCCTGAAGGGTATGAGATGGTTCTAGCGATTCACGGGGACCGCTTACCCTCTGCCCGCCAGAGTGCTGAGGCGTCATTGGCGCATTCCCTGGCGTTCTGTCGCTGGCTCACCGGTAAACCGTTACGGCCACGATTGATCAGTTTGATGGGGCCGCCGCCGGAGGACCTAGAGCCCTACCGCGAGGTTTTTCAGTGCCCGCTTAAATTCAATGCCGAGCACTATGCGCTGTTGTTCGAGCGGGCTGACCTGGATGCACCGTTGCCATCGGCTAACGAGGCTTTGGCGCAGCTGCATGACCGTTTTGCCGGCGATTACCTGGCGCGTTTTTCCGGCACGCGGGTGACCCATCAGGTGCGTCAGGTCTTATGCCGCTTGCTGCCTCAAGGCGAGCCCAAGCGTGAGGCTGTGGCGCAGGCATTGTTATTGTCCGAACGCACCTTGCAGCGGCGTTTGCAGGATGAGGGCACCAGTTATCAGCACCTGCTCGATGACACCCGCCGCGAGCTGGCCGGGCAGTACCTGGGGCAGGCGAACCTGACCTTGCTGGAAATTTCCTATTTGCTGGGCTTCTCAGACCCCAGCAATTTTTTTCGTGCGTTTCGCCGCTGGTTTGACACCACGCCAGGTGAATATCGCGCGCGTCTTTAA
- a CDS encoding Mpo1-like protein — MTTETQQRYASFAEFYPYYLQEHSNATCRRLHYVGSLLVLAVLGYALGTQQWLWLLAIPLLGYGFAWIGHFVFEKNRPATFDYPLYSLMADWVMLKDAFTGRIKF; from the coding sequence ATGACCACTGAAACCCAGCAGCGCTACGCCAGCTTTGCCGAGTTCTACCCCTATTATCTGCAGGAACACAGCAACGCCACCTGCCGCCGTCTGCATTATGTCGGCAGCCTGCTCGTACTGGCTGTTCTGGGTTATGCCTTGGGTACCCAACAATGGCTCTGGCTATTGGCCATTCCTCTATTGGGGTACGGTTTTGCTTGGATTGGCCACTTTGTTTTTGAAAAAAACCGCCCTGCCACCTTCGACTACCCCCTCTACTCGCTGATGGCGGACTGGGTGATGCTCAAGGACGCCTTCACCGGGCGCATCAAGTTCTAG
- a CDS encoding adenylate/guanylate cyclase domain-containing protein — MNVKSPPRLSALPAPPLREYYSRVLAYIAIAASIAAGTYNQHFAYDILWMVPYALLYPHLAHHLSLRFKRDHPQRTTLGLLFIDALHSGGVLALLGFSVVPSLMSLLILLFSSLVMGGLRYLGLAALIALSSAVLSAALLGIKPNIHTPALVALVSIFFTTLYICITAYFVHQQGLRLSQVRSEISREQEKAARLARNLAKYLSPQVWESIFSGKKTVRLETQRKKLTVFFSDIKGFTELSEELEAEALTDLLNTYLNEMSKICLKYGGTIDKFVGDCVMVFFGDPASKGAKKDAVNAVSMAIAMRKHMKVLRQQWRAQGITKPLEIRMGLNTGYCTVGNFGADTRMDYTIIGRDVNLASRLESAAESGEILISHETYSLIKDVIMCRDKGQITVKGFTRPVQIYQVVDFRRDLGATSSYVEHELPGFSMYLDTNGIQNFDKEKVIQALGQAADKLRDKVIM; from the coding sequence ATGAATGTTAAAAGCCCCCCACGACTTTCCGCATTACCGGCGCCACCGCTTCGTGAGTATTACTCACGCGTTCTGGCCTATATCGCCATTGCGGCCAGCATTGCAGCCGGCACCTACAACCAGCATTTCGCCTATGACATCCTGTGGATGGTGCCCTACGCCCTGCTCTACCCGCACCTGGCTCACCACCTGAGCCTGCGCTTTAAGCGCGACCATCCTCAGCGCACCACCCTCGGCCTCTTGTTTATTGATGCCCTGCACTCCGGCGGCGTGCTGGCCCTGCTCGGTTTCTCGGTGGTGCCCAGCTTGATGTCGTTGCTGATTCTGCTGTTCAGCTCACTGGTAATGGGTGGCCTGCGTTACCTCGGCCTCGCTGCCCTGATCGCCCTAAGCAGCGCGGTACTCAGCGCGGCCCTGCTCGGCATCAAGCCGAATATCCACACTCCGGCGCTGGTGGCGCTGGTCAGTATTTTCTTTACCACGCTGTATATCTGCATCACTGCCTACTTCGTGCACCAGCAAGGCCTGCGCCTGAGCCAGGTGCGCAGCGAGATCAGCCGCGAGCAGGAAAAAGCGGCCCGCCTGGCGCGCAACTTGGCCAAGTACCTGTCACCCCAGGTCTGGGAGTCGATATTCAGTGGTAAAAAGACCGTTCGCCTGGAAACCCAGCGCAAGAAACTTACGGTGTTTTTCTCTGACATCAAGGGTTTTACCGAGCTGTCCGAAGAGCTGGAAGCGGAAGCCCTGACCGACCTGCTCAACACCTACCTCAACGAAATGTCGAAGATCTGCCTGAAATACGGCGGCACCATCGACAAGTTCGTTGGCGACTGCGTGATGGTGTTTTTCGGCGATCCGGCCAGCAAAGGTGCAAAAAAGGACGCGGTGAATGCCGTGTCCATGGCCATCGCCATGCGCAAACACATGAAAGTGCTGCGCCAACAATGGCGCGCCCAAGGCATTACCAAACCACTGGAAATTCGCATGGGCCTGAACACGGGCTACTGCACGGTGGGTAACTTCGGCGCCGACACCCGCATGGACTACACCATCATCGGCCGCGACGTGAACCTCGCCAGCCGCCTGGAAAGCGCGGCCGAGTCAGGTGAAATCCTGATTTCCCACGAGACTTACTCGCTGATCAAGGACGTGATCATGTGTCGTGACAAGGGCCAGATCACCGTCAAGGGCTTTACCCGCCCGGTTCAGATCTACCAGGTGGTGGATTTCCGCCGTGACCTGGGCGCCACCTCCAGCTATGTCGAACATGAGCTACCGGGTTTCTCGATGTACCTGGATACCAACGGCATCCAGAACTTCGACAAGGAAAAGGTCATTCAGGCCCTCGGCCAGGCCGCCGACAAACTGCGTGACAAGGTGATCATGTAA
- a CDS encoding glycosyltransferase family 4 protein, with the protein MRILIVSDAWSPQVNGVVTSLQALISELRGLGHQVKLLSPADFRALPCPSYPEIPLVWDLWNVGAAIRDFQPDCVHLATEGPLGWAARRWLSKRGLAFSSAIHTRFPEYVHARWPWIPLRWGYAFLRMFHRPSQAVLVTTERMRDEFAGWGFKRLLLWRKGVDTQLFRPRVRLPNPAAPVFLYVGRVAPEKNIEAFLALDLPGEMRVVGDGPQREALQAAYPQVRFLGYQHAQALAEAFQQASVLVFSSRTDTYGLVMLEALACGTPVAAFPVAGPLDVLQAGVSGVMNEDLQTACLGALTLDRTRCVALAARQSWRASALEFLAQQPLLDGELCMPALAGLEPVHDLAN; encoded by the coding sequence GTGAGAATTCTGATCGTATCCGACGCCTGGTCGCCGCAAGTCAATGGTGTGGTCACCAGCCTGCAGGCGCTGATCAGCGAGCTGCGCGGCCTTGGGCATCAGGTCAAGCTGCTGTCGCCTGCGGATTTTCGTGCGCTGCCATGCCCCAGCTACCCAGAGATTCCACTGGTGTGGGATCTCTGGAACGTCGGCGCGGCGATTCGTGACTTTCAGCCTGACTGCGTACACCTGGCCACCGAAGGCCCCCTGGGATGGGCTGCGCGGCGCTGGCTGAGTAAGCGCGGGCTGGCTTTTTCCAGCGCCATCCACACGCGCTTTCCCGAGTACGTACATGCGCGCTGGCCATGGATACCGCTGCGTTGGGGCTATGCCTTTCTGCGCATGTTTCACCGGCCGAGTCAGGCGGTGTTGGTGACCACTGAGCGGATGCGTGATGAGTTCGCCGGCTGGGGCTTCAAGCGCCTGCTGCTATGGCGTAAGGGTGTCGATACGCAGTTGTTTCGCCCTCGCGTGAGATTGCCGAACCCGGCCGCGCCGGTATTTCTTTATGTCGGGCGGGTTGCCCCGGAAAAAAATATCGAGGCATTTCTAGCGCTCGATTTACCGGGTGAGATGCGCGTGGTCGGTGACGGCCCCCAACGCGAGGCCTTGCAAGCGGCCTATCCGCAGGTGCGCTTTCTCGGTTATCAGCATGCTCAGGCGCTGGCCGAAGCGTTTCAGCAGGCCAGCGTGTTGGTATTTTCGTCGCGCACCGATACCTATGGCTTGGTAATGCTTGAGGCCTTGGCCTGCGGCACGCCGGTGGCCGCGTTTCCGGTCGCAGGTCCTTTGGATGTGCTGCAGGCGGGTGTCAGCGGGGTAATGAATGAGGATTTGCAAACGGCCTGTCTAGGCGCTTTAACTCTGGACCGCACGCGCTGCGTTGCGCTGGCCGCACGGCAATCCTGGCGGGCGTCGGCGCTGGAGTTTCTGGCGCAGCAGCCGCTGCTCGATGGTGAGCTGTGTATGCCGGCCTTAGCGGGCTTAGAGCCTGTTCACGATCTCGCGAACTAG
- a CDS encoding UDP-2,3-diacylglucosamine diphosphatase: MTSAQLAKPSRKQRVRTLWISDVHLGTRDCQAEHLAAFLKRYQTDKIYLVGDIIDGWKLRSGVYWPQAHSNVIRRLLTMSKRGTEVIYVTGNHDEFLRRYSSLMLGNIQLVDEAEHFTADGRRLLVIHGDQFDVITRYHRWLAFLGDSAYGFTLTLNRWLNYWRSRYGYGYWSLSAYLKHKVKSAVSFISDFEEAIAHECLKRGFNGVICGHIHHAEIRAMGAVEYMNCGDWVESCTALIEHLDGTIELYRLADDHARALQAPVVAAAEPIL, translated from the coding sequence ATGACCAGTGCCCAGCTCGCTAAGCCCAGCCGCAAGCAACGTGTCCGTACCCTGTGGATTTCCGATGTGCACTTGGGTACTCGCGATTGTCAGGCCGAACACCTGGCGGCATTTCTCAAGCGCTATCAAACCGACAAGATTTACCTGGTCGGTGACATCATTGATGGCTGGAAGCTGCGCAGCGGAGTGTATTGGCCGCAAGCGCACAGCAACGTGATTCGCCGTTTACTGACCATGAGCAAGCGCGGCACCGAAGTGATCTACGTCACCGGCAACCATGATGAATTCCTGCGCCGCTACTCAAGCCTGATGCTCGGTAATATCCAGCTGGTCGACGAAGCCGAGCATTTCACTGCCGATGGCCGGCGGTTGCTGGTAATTCACGGTGACCAGTTCGATGTGATTACGCGTTACCACCGCTGGCTGGCTTTTCTCGGTGACTCGGCCTACGGCTTCACCCTGACGCTCAACCGCTGGCTGAATTACTGGCGCAGCCGCTATGGCTACGGTTATTGGTCGCTGTCGGCGTACCTCAAGCACAAGGTTAAGAGTGCGGTCAGTTTTATCAGTGACTTCGAAGAAGCCATTGCCCATGAGTGCCTCAAGCGCGGCTTTAATGGCGTTATTTGCGGGCATATTCACCACGCCGAAATCCGCGCGATGGGGGCGGTGGAGTACATGAATTGTGGTGATTGGGTGGAGTCCTGCACGGCGCTGATCGAGCACCTGGACGGCACTATCGAGCTCTATCGCCTGGCCGATGATCACGCGCGCGCACTGCAAGCGCCGGTAGTCGCTGCCGCCGAACCCATCCTGTGA
- a CDS encoding AraC family transcriptional regulator, protein MSSLLSLRHYSHERLSHSHAHAQLVFGLSGLLEFEVAGRGSLVTRQVLAVVPSDAQHACGSKAGSQCLVLDVPSEQWLQLQLGRHADATRRLLETPAALPLNSAQGQLVSWLAASPINDPVIAQQGAALLLASLANDATKKHEPTRLPLTALDAHIHLHAAHPLQVSDLARLAGLSTARFHVRFLSETGQTPMDYVRNRRLQLARQLLQGSNLAIGEIAARVGYSSQSAFTAAITRQFGLSARALRLHRE, encoded by the coding sequence ATGTCCTCACTGCTGTCGTTGCGTCACTACAGCCATGAACGGCTCAGCCACAGCCACGCGCATGCTCAGCTGGTATTCGGCCTGAGCGGTTTGCTCGAGTTTGAAGTAGCCGGCCGCGGCAGCCTGGTCACCCGCCAGGTCCTGGCCGTGGTGCCCAGTGATGCTCAGCATGCGTGCGGCAGTAAGGCCGGCAGCCAGTGCCTGGTGCTCGATGTGCCGTCCGAGCAGTGGTTGCAACTGCAACTGGGCCGACACGCTGATGCCACCCGCAGGCTGCTCGAAACGCCAGCCGCCCTGCCCCTCAATTCGGCGCAGGGGCAGTTGGTCAGCTGGCTGGCCGCCAGCCCGATCAATGATCCAGTTATTGCCCAACAAGGGGCAGCCCTGCTGTTGGCCAGCCTGGCGAATGACGCCACCAAGAAGCATGAGCCCACGCGCCTGCCGCTTACTGCATTGGATGCGCACATCCACCTGCATGCCGCACACCCGTTACAAGTCAGCGATCTCGCGCGCTTGGCCGGGCTGTCGACGGCGCGCTTTCATGTGCGTTTCCTCAGTGAGACCGGGCAAACGCCCATGGATTATGTGCGTAACCGGCGCTTGCAGCTCGCACGCCAACTGCTGCAAGGCAGCAACTTGGCCATTGGTGAAATCGCCGCACGGGTCGGCTACAGCTCGCAAAGCGCCTTTACCGCAGCTATTACACGGCAGTTCGGCCTGTCTGCCCGTGCGCTGCGCCTGCACCGCGAGTAA
- a CDS encoding tRNA-binding protein — protein sequence MQHIEWQDFQRVELRVGTLLSAVVNEKALKPAYTLQVDLGELGVKQSSAQLTAHYTCDELVGRQVLCVCNFAAKRIAGVRSEVLVTGVYDADNRVVLAGFDKPLPNGARLA from the coding sequence ATGCAGCATATCGAGTGGCAAGACTTTCAACGGGTGGAACTGCGCGTCGGCACCCTGCTGTCCGCGGTAGTCAACGAGAAGGCACTCAAGCCTGCCTATACCTTGCAGGTTGACCTCGGCGAGTTGGGAGTCAAGCAATCCAGCGCGCAACTAACCGCTCATTACACCTGTGACGAGCTCGTCGGCCGCCAGGTACTTTGCGTGTGCAACTTCGCCGCTAAACGCATCGCCGGCGTGCGCTCAGAAGTGCTGGTGACGGGCGTGTATGACGCCGATAACCGCGTGGTACTGGCCGGCTTCGACAAGCCGCTACCGAACGGCGCACGCCTGGCATGA